In a single window of the Drosophila albomicans strain 15112-1751.03 chromosome 3, ASM965048v2, whole genome shotgun sequence genome:
- the LOC117568013 gene encoding esterase B1 isoform X1, whose protein sequence is MEVRVSVGDKFRLAAKALGHKVTQYRLSTGRTKVLETKCGKVKGMERKTFYDGESYYSFEGIPYAKPPIGELRFRAPQPAEPWQGVKDCTHTRSQPLQRNAILNTVEGSEDCLYINVYAKQLESPQPLPVMVWIFGGGFQIGGATRDIYGPDYFMKHNVLLVTFNYRLGALGFLSLKDPELQVPGNAGLKDQVLALRWVRDHIASFNGDVNNITLMGESAGAASANILMHTEQTRGLFHRAIVQSGSALCEWATQPNRNAPQRLAKRLGYKHSEKDSDADLLQFLRTASGHQLAQHCNEIVSQEEHRNYEIIAFGPVVEPYVAEDCVVPRPQLELLASAWGNELPLIIGGTSFEGLFSYQSTLQDKEYMLSAFEPLLPKPVRDTIDAKEMQEQLERLKLAYFEDVKRDSMELFECLRVLSVKNFWHGIHRTLLARAAYAPSTPTYLYRFDMDSPHFNHYRMLKCGRQVRGVCHADDLSYMFYMLLSSKLDKSTPEYRTIERLIGMWTAFATNGNPNCQHTESAQWEPLRPGGSELCLNISEQLEFKLLPESKEFVVWDSFYTRESLY, encoded by the exons ATGGAAGTGCGCGTTAGTGTGGGCGATAAATTCAGATTGGCCGCAAA AGCTCTCGGTCATAAGGTGACGCAGTACCGACTGAGCACGGGAAGAACGAAGGTGCTGGAGACGAAATGCGGCAAGGTTAAAGGCATGGAACGCAAGACCTTCTATGATGGCGAGTCGTATTATTCCTTTGAGGGCATACCCTATGCTAAGCCCCCCATTGGAGAACTCCGCTTTCGCGCCCCGCAACCTGCGGAACCTTGGCAAGGAGTTAAGGATTGCACCCACACCAGATCACAACCGCTGCAAAGAAACGCGATCTTGAATACGGTGGAGGGATCCGAGGATTGTTTGTACATCAACGTGTATGCCAAGCAGCTGGAGTCACCGCAACCATTGCCCGTGATGGTCTGGATCTTTGGTGGTGGCTTTCAGATAGGTGGCGCTACTAGGGACATCTATGGGCCGGACTATTTCATGAAACACAATGTGCTGCTGGTGACATTCAACTATCGCTTGGGTGCTTTGGGTTTCCTGAGCCTCAAGGATCCTGAGCTGCAGGTGCCCGGAAATGCTGGGCTCAAGGATCAAGTGCTGGCGCTCCGTTGGGTTCGTGATCACATTGCCAGCTTCAATGGAGATGTAAATAACATAACGCTGATGGGCGAAAGTGCTGGCGCTGCCTCGGCTAACATTCTTATGCATACTGAGCAGACACGTGGACTCTTCCATCGCGCCATTGTGCAGTCCGGATCTGCGTTGTGTGAATGGGCCACACAGCCCAATCGCAATGCTCCCCAAAGGCTTGCCAAGCGCCTGGGGTACAAACACTCCGAGAAGGATAGTGATGCGGACCTGTTGCAGTTCCTCAGGACAGCGTCAGGTCATCAGTTGGCCCAGCATTGCAATGAAATTGTCTCCCAGGAGGAACATCGCAACTACGAGATAATTGCCTTTGGTCCCGTTGTTGAGCCTTATGTCGCTGAGGATTGTGTGGTGCCGCGTCCACAGTTGGAGCTACTGGCCAGTGCCTGGGGCAATGAGTTGCCTCTGATCATTGGCGGCACCTCATTCGAGGGACTCTTCAGCTATCAGTCGACGCTGCAGGACAAGGAGTATATGCTGAGTGCCTTTGAACCACTGTTGCCGAAACCGGTACGGGACACCATCGATGCCAAGGAGATGCAGGAGCAATTGGAACGCTTGAAGTTGGCCTACTTCGAGGATGTCAAACGTGACAGCATGGAGCTCTTTGAGTGTTTGCGTGTGCTGAGTGTCAAGAACTTTTGGCATGGCATTCACCGCACTCTGCTTGCCCGAGCCGCCTACGCGCCATCCACGCCCACCTATCTGTACCGCTTCGACATGGATTCGCCGCACTTCAATCACTATCGTATGCTGAAATGCGGTCGCCAAGTGCGTGGGGTTTGTCATGCCGATGATTTGTCGTATATGTTCTATATGCTGCTCTCCAGCAAACTGGACAAATCCACGCCAGAGTATCGTACCATTGAACGGTTGATTGGCATGTGGACTGCATTTGCAACGAATGGGAATCCCAATTGTCAGCACACCGAGTCAGCGCAGTGGGAACCATTGCGTCCAGGGGGATCCGAATTGTGCCTTAACATCTCTGAGCAGCTGGAGTTCAAGCTGCTGCCCGAGAGTAAAGAGTTCGTGGTGTGGGACAGTTTTTATACCAGAGAGAGTCTCTATTAA
- the LOC117568013 gene encoding esterase B1 isoform X2: protein MMKFVRALGHKVTQYRLSTGRTKVLETKCGKVKGMERKTFYDGESYYSFEGIPYAKPPIGELRFRAPQPAEPWQGVKDCTHTRSQPLQRNAILNTVEGSEDCLYINVYAKQLESPQPLPVMVWIFGGGFQIGGATRDIYGPDYFMKHNVLLVTFNYRLGALGFLSLKDPELQVPGNAGLKDQVLALRWVRDHIASFNGDVNNITLMGESAGAASANILMHTEQTRGLFHRAIVQSGSALCEWATQPNRNAPQRLAKRLGYKHSEKDSDADLLQFLRTASGHQLAQHCNEIVSQEEHRNYEIIAFGPVVEPYVAEDCVVPRPQLELLASAWGNELPLIIGGTSFEGLFSYQSTLQDKEYMLSAFEPLLPKPVRDTIDAKEMQEQLERLKLAYFEDVKRDSMELFECLRVLSVKNFWHGIHRTLLARAAYAPSTPTYLYRFDMDSPHFNHYRMLKCGRQVRGVCHADDLSYMFYMLLSSKLDKSTPEYRTIERLIGMWTAFATNGNPNCQHTESAQWEPLRPGGSELCLNISEQLEFKLLPESKEFVVWDSFYTRESLY, encoded by the coding sequence AGCTCTCGGTCATAAGGTGACGCAGTACCGACTGAGCACGGGAAGAACGAAGGTGCTGGAGACGAAATGCGGCAAGGTTAAAGGCATGGAACGCAAGACCTTCTATGATGGCGAGTCGTATTATTCCTTTGAGGGCATACCCTATGCTAAGCCCCCCATTGGAGAACTCCGCTTTCGCGCCCCGCAACCTGCGGAACCTTGGCAAGGAGTTAAGGATTGCACCCACACCAGATCACAACCGCTGCAAAGAAACGCGATCTTGAATACGGTGGAGGGATCCGAGGATTGTTTGTACATCAACGTGTATGCCAAGCAGCTGGAGTCACCGCAACCATTGCCCGTGATGGTCTGGATCTTTGGTGGTGGCTTTCAGATAGGTGGCGCTACTAGGGACATCTATGGGCCGGACTATTTCATGAAACACAATGTGCTGCTGGTGACATTCAACTATCGCTTGGGTGCTTTGGGTTTCCTGAGCCTCAAGGATCCTGAGCTGCAGGTGCCCGGAAATGCTGGGCTCAAGGATCAAGTGCTGGCGCTCCGTTGGGTTCGTGATCACATTGCCAGCTTCAATGGAGATGTAAATAACATAACGCTGATGGGCGAAAGTGCTGGCGCTGCCTCGGCTAACATTCTTATGCATACTGAGCAGACACGTGGACTCTTCCATCGCGCCATTGTGCAGTCCGGATCTGCGTTGTGTGAATGGGCCACACAGCCCAATCGCAATGCTCCCCAAAGGCTTGCCAAGCGCCTGGGGTACAAACACTCCGAGAAGGATAGTGATGCGGACCTGTTGCAGTTCCTCAGGACAGCGTCAGGTCATCAGTTGGCCCAGCATTGCAATGAAATTGTCTCCCAGGAGGAACATCGCAACTACGAGATAATTGCCTTTGGTCCCGTTGTTGAGCCTTATGTCGCTGAGGATTGTGTGGTGCCGCGTCCACAGTTGGAGCTACTGGCCAGTGCCTGGGGCAATGAGTTGCCTCTGATCATTGGCGGCACCTCATTCGAGGGACTCTTCAGCTATCAGTCGACGCTGCAGGACAAGGAGTATATGCTGAGTGCCTTTGAACCACTGTTGCCGAAACCGGTACGGGACACCATCGATGCCAAGGAGATGCAGGAGCAATTGGAACGCTTGAAGTTGGCCTACTTCGAGGATGTCAAACGTGACAGCATGGAGCTCTTTGAGTGTTTGCGTGTGCTGAGTGTCAAGAACTTTTGGCATGGCATTCACCGCACTCTGCTTGCCCGAGCCGCCTACGCGCCATCCACGCCCACCTATCTGTACCGCTTCGACATGGATTCGCCGCACTTCAATCACTATCGTATGCTGAAATGCGGTCGCCAAGTGCGTGGGGTTTGTCATGCCGATGATTTGTCGTATATGTTCTATATGCTGCTCTCCAGCAAACTGGACAAATCCACGCCAGAGTATCGTACCATTGAACGGTTGATTGGCATGTGGACTGCATTTGCAACGAATGGGAATCCCAATTGTCAGCACACCGAGTCAGCGCAGTGGGAACCATTGCGTCCAGGGGGATCCGAATTGTGCCTTAACATCTCTGAGCAGCTGGAGTTCAAGCTGCTGCCCGAGAGTAAAGAGTTCGTGGTGTGGGACAGTTTTTATACCAGAGAGAGTCTCTATTAA
- the LOC117566723 gene encoding uncharacterized protein LOC117566723 codes for MIRIHADSFAPKYKSGKWSWDKNTDALHFQPHSDLEDVNERFIETNGYQFLRMINQEEEVIFRKVFTRSKLTYDTDMVVINDVRDLVLFMMPKEFLSMKFLEFMHKPSVHRLLHALIIYFEYFLRLVEFMLIRRDELAGNMAQVQSEQTNEMKRIFSIYLSQYRMLVARNYSVIIMGEGDMSKYYHTKPIVNISSKIKDKYFHEQFLAVAIQIVWISMHRRAYFVIEMEMNRLFRSEHFLANNPNYLKFTPSERSLIYGRNNKMVNYRAQCSPMIQELNNVADEDLPILWIGERKYRGTDHRIHELELEYIVPGPQLRMIDISHGILGHPKSLYNTILQLDWPQVRYSNFSQMHDPYYLVRQPNLRIPNIDEMHVRRMSKDYEHFYKIFRIYEPFNSELIVKWSKRDKIIKDFASGGAHHDIFMRCEKQLIKEEDRHVPQVIADYYNLLYKFRKKSHIFLGDATQTKSKRIRLKGRDRFFHL; via the coding sequence ATGATACGCATACACGCCGATAGCTTCGCACCCAAGTATAAGAGTGGCAAATGGTCGTGGGACAAAAACACGGATGCTCTGCACTTTCAGCCTCATAGCGATTTGGAGGATGTCAACGAAAGATTCATTGAGACAAATGGATATCAATTTCTGCGCATGATCAATCAGGAGGAAGAAGTTATCTTTCGTAAAGTTTTCACCCGCTCCAAGCTCACCTACGACACTGATATGGTGGTGATCAACGATGTGCGCGATCTTGTGCTGTTTATGATGCCCAAAGAGTTTTTGAGCATGAAATTTCTAGAATTCATGCACAAGCCATCTGTGCACCGTCTGCTCCATGCGTTGATCATTTACTTTGAATACTTTTTGCGATTGGTGGAATTTATGCTCATAAGACGCGATGAGCTCGCTGGTAATATGGCGCAAGTTCAAAGTGAACAGACGAATGAAATGAAGCGCATCTTTTCCATCTATTTGAGTCAGTATCGGATGCTGGTGGCCCGAAACTATAGCGTTATCATTATGGGTGAGGGGGACATGTCCAAGTATTATCACACCAAACCGATCGTCAACATATCTTCGAAGATCAAGGATAAATACTTTCACGAACAGTTTCTGGCCGTCGCAATTCAAATCGTTTGGATCTCAATGCATCGTCGAGCATATTTTGtgattgaaatggaaatgaaccGACTCTTTCGCTCCGAACACTTTTTGGCAAACAATCCCAACTATCTGAAGTTCACGCCATCGGAGCGCAGTTTAATCTATGGCCGAAACAACAAGATGGTCAATTATCGTGCCCAGTGCTCACCAATGATACAGGAACTCAACAACGTAGCGGACGAAGATTTGCCCATTCTATGGATTGGTGAACGAAAATATCGCGGCACCGATCATCGCATCCATGAACTGGAATTAGAATATATTGTGCCTGGGCCACAGTTGCGTATGATTGATATTTCGCATGGTATTCTCGGTCATCCGAAGTCTTTGTACAacacaattttgcaattggaTTGGCCCCAAGTGCGCTACAGCAATTTCTCACAGATGCACGATCCGTATTATCTGGTGAGACAGCCAAATTTGCGCATTCCCAACATCGATGAGATGCACGTGCGTCGCATGTCCAAAGATTACGAGCATTTCTACAAGATATTTCGCATCTATGAACCATTCAATAGTGAATTGATTGTCAAGTGGAGCAAACGGGACAAGATCATAAAGGACTTTGCCAGTGGCGGAGCTCATCACGATATCTTCATGCGTTGCGAGAAGCAGCTGATTAAAGAGGAGGATCGACATGTTCCACAAGTTATTGCCGACTATTATAATTTGCTATACAAGTTCCGCAAGAAATCGCACATCTTTTTGGGCGATGCAACCCAGACGAAAAGCAAACGCATTAGGCTTAAGGGTCGGGATCGCTTTTTCCATTTGTAG